GCTGTAAAAACAAAACAAAAACTGAAGTTTCATCTCCCATTTCAGTAACCACTAATTTTGAAAGCATTCATGGCTGACAAATTCAGTTTTCTTGAATGCATAAATAACTCCTCAATTGCCAAGTATTAAAAGTCACACACTCCACCATAGATTAAAAGAAACAGATTTTGTCATGGAAGTGGAAACTAATACACTATTCTTTTCTCTTTCTTTTTTCAATTCACAATAGAAGAAGTTAAATGCTTACCTCACACCAACTATTCTTTGGAATTCCTCTTCCATAGATCGAATCATATAGCTGTGAAAATCATACTTTGGTGTAAGGTTGTGATTCTGCCATGAATAAGAGCCGCATGAGTAAACATCCATTGAACATGTAGGTGAAAGTGGCAATCCTCACATATCAGGAGCAAGATACTTAAACTGTAATACCGCCTAAGCATACATAATGTGGCATTCCTCACATATTATGAGCAAGATACTTAGATTCTAATACCGCCTAAGCATACATAATACACGTGGAAGCAGAAAGCAAGACCAATTATAGTGTGTTGCATATACTAATAATCTTTTGGACAATCTTTTCGATGCAAATCATAACTCTAATTTATAGGTTACTGATTTTCTCACTCCTGTTTCTTCCACAGCATTCCCATCTGTTTCTTTCTTTTCTTAAAAGGATGTTTATATGTTTTAAGCTATTGTAGATTATGAAAGTAAAAGGTTAGAGCCAAAGTACTGAAAACCAAATCATAAAAGGATACTGAGATCATCTAAAAATGGAGGACCACAAGTGGAAAAAAGGGGAGTGTGAAACTTGCTTCCCCAATTATAAAGAAGCATACAAAAGTAACAGCAGCCAGAGATTGCAAGAAAACTATTATTCTGCGTTAAAATTGAAATTCAAAACAGTTCTAGATTACCAGAAAAGCTACGGAGTGGTAGTATAGATGGTATGTGGCATAAAAGTAAATCTGAAGTTCAAGTTTATGCTGAAGAAAGAATAGAGAATAAATCATATGCAACGACCCATTCTACTTGTTTCGATGAATTGCATACCATGATGAAGCCCTTGCGGAGTGTTAAGTAGTCAGCCCGAACGACTGAACGCCCAAATTGTCTGAAGAAGCATATCTGAAAGACAAAACATCCAACTTAAGCCTTGAATGAATAAAGCTGCTTTAGAATATCAAGATACATAAAGAAAGTTGAGTAATTACTAGCGTAGCCTATGAAGGACCTAAAAAAGGCTCCACAGACAAATGAAACCATATTTTAAAAAATGCATGCCCTTCAAGCTTGTGCCTTCTGTTTAAATTTTCAGTGTCCTAACATATTTCTTCTATATGGTCCACAGAGCATCATCAATAAAATAAATTGAGAAAGACCACTATTTTATTTTAAAACTTTGTATTCTAGGAAGGGGAACAAGACAACAGACAGAAATTTCTGGGACGTAATTACTTTTGTGTAAGGCTCATCAAATATAACAAGTTTTGTATAAAAATGTAAATTAGCTTGAAGAAGAATGGATGTACTGGTGTAATTCAAATAAGAAAAGGGAGTTTTACTTACCACCCAGATTAAAAAACTATTCCTGGCCAGTGGATTTGTTGTATTTACAAAGGTAGACTGCCTTCGCATTGTCATCTGCCGAGTGATTTCTGTTACAGAGTATATCTATAGTCACCTCAGAGTAATTTAAAACATACAGATAAGAATACATGATATATAAATCTACTTGTCATAAGCAAAACTTAAGTGTAAGAAGTTCCTTGGCAGGATGTAGACACATTTATCACGCGATATACATTTCAAAGTATATACAAAGAGGGCTTTCAGATACAAGGCTAAATTAAAAGAAGGTATGGTCATATTTTGAAAATCAACCTCTTGCAAGTGAATTTGAGGATCAGAATCAAAGTTTTGACAGCAAGAATAATTATAAACTAAGAAAGGGCGTATGAATTCTAAGAAGGATGACGATTTTGGCTGCATGTGAGCCAAAGTGGTAAATGAGTACCTTAAACCTCAGTTGTTGGGGCTCATGAACGAGCTCATATCAGTTTGGTAACATGTGATTTATTTATACCTAGTACATAGATTCCCAGAACACTCAAACAGTGATCCTTTGTTTCATCCATATAAGGCCCTTCGACAGAAGGTTTTATTAAGGTTTTGTCTTGTTAAATTCCATATACAAATCCTGCACAAAGGGAATGATGCCAGATCGAGAACATAATGCCATTTCAGAGCTTTACCAGTCAATGAATCATGCCTGTCCATGTGAGCCTCATCCTCCCATGCTCTCCAACCGTGAATCTGTTCATAAAATATAGTTATATGCTATGTCAAACTTTGAGACAAAGTGGAAGCAATATTGAATATTCTACTCTCATATTTTAGAATATAACCAATATCTTAACAACATAAGTAGGGGTACAGTACAGCAAAGTACAGTACAGGGGGGTAATAGCATATCCACACGCATACAAACACACCCACCTGCCTAAATCACACCAAAATTCTAAATACTAGGTCGAAATGCAGCACTGTATTCACATTTAAGGTTGAGGCAAGCAATGCTAGTTGTGTAAAGACACAAGCACATAGAACAATGGGAAAGAGATAGACCTATCCTTCACTGTATTTTCTTGGTGAAATTAGTCATAACATCTCAACTCTGGAACTAATACAGCAAGACCAATAAATGAAAGAGATAGACCTATCCTTCACTGTATTTCTGATTTGAATGAATGATGTTCCCCTTTTCTGCTTTTATCGCCAGCCCTTTATTTCAGAGTTATCATAGTGAAATGAGAAATGTTCTCACTTCTCACTTGGAGACACTAGTAAACTTTTACTTTGTGAACTTAATTTCATAAACTGGGCACCAAAAGACATCCAAAATTAGGCTATTGGTAAGTAGACCATATTGGCAGTATCCAGAAAGAATTTGGTTATTGAGCACAATAAGATCTGGATCTTCAGGCCACTACTTCCTTGTACAATCAGCCAGATGAGAATAAAATAAAACCTAGATATCTTAATTGGAAGTAAATGAAGAGACTGCAAAACTCAAACCTTCACTATTGCAAGCAACATTGTTAAGCAGCTGTAGGATACGTGTGTTATTGCCATGACAAAGATGAAGCGGTGCAACTGCTCAAGACCTTGATATGAAACGAATGGCTCATAACCCTGTTTCAAAGTGACCGAATTTGAGCCCATACTATTCCATAAGGCACCACTTGCTTCATGGGAAGTACGAGGGAAAGAGAAGAAATAAAAAATAATTTCCTTTGGCATTTAAACCAATAGTTCTACTTTATTTCAGTTTATTATTGGAGTCTATATAAAAAATGAAAGAAGATATATGCAGAAGAGAAGACAAAAGCTACAGAATTTTATATTCAAGACATATATAAGTCATGGTACCTCTTTGCAGGTATTCGCATTCAAGCTATTTAACATTCTCCTAAAGGTATGAGGCAGAACAGTAAACATCAGCAGTTTGCGTTCCTTGGATGTATTGGTTTCATGTTCTTCGTCAATCTCTTTTCTTGTACATGGAGAGAACTTGCTGTCATAGAACTTTGACGGAATGCAAATATTGGCTATCGTGCTTGAGGTAGCCGTCAAAAGAAGAGAGATAAATCCAAGCAGCATCAATTCTGGAGGCAGCAGGCCAAGAAATTGAAGCCAAGAAATGAGATATATAGTATGAAATTATGTTCTTGAAGTCACTTTTATAACAAGGTTGTGAGAATAGAGGCCAAATACCTTCCTTCATTTTCTCCACAGCTTCTAGCAAGGGCTTACGATTAGTTTTCCGCAACCACTGAAAAAACAAAAGAACAAAAATAACCACACAACATAATGCTGCTGAATACTGAATATTAGACAATGGCCCAATGTTTTAAGTTGTTAATTCTTATCTGATGCTTAAGTTTATGACACACCTAGTCTCCCCAAACCGCCTAACAATCCCATAAAAGGTAAGAAGATTCTACTGATGTGGAGAAGCTAAATAAGATTGCTATGAGTATCACTTACATGGCTTAACCGATGAATGCCGCGCTCCACAAGCAGAGAAACAGCCACGAAAATTGTCAACACAGTAGCAACAGACCATGTTGGTGTCAAGGCCAAAGATCGCATTTCTTGTGTATCTTCGGCCATCCTGAACTACTCTGATACTACAAACCTTTATCTCAAATGCACGCCAAAGTATCTTTGTCTAAAGCCAGTAAAAGACTCCAAGAAAAGGGAACAGTCAAAGCTCTATCCCCTCAATTGTTTAACAGAGAACCAGGATACTACAGCACACCAAATCCACACCAACCAAATTCTACATAATATGCACAGAAAATCCTAAACTTCTAATATCAACCACATCAAGGATACTCACAATAAGATGGGTACTCTGCATTTCCAATATTTGAACTGAAATTTACTGACAGCAAATCACAACTGTGAATTATAAACAAAAACTCCAAAAAGGGTTTGTCAAGAACCTCAAAATTTCCAAAATAGAAACCAAATACAATACCCTCTCTGCTTCAATGATCTTCCCTGGAGCCCCAGCCTGAGAAGAGTTGAAATGGGTTCTTCTCAAAGCCACCAGAATCTCTCTTCACTCTTCTACTTGCAATCTCAATTTCCACCCGCAAAAGAAAACCCAGAAAATAACCTTCCAGACCGAAAGTAGAGCCTTTCCCTCAGACCCTTTTGGCCCATACCATTGTTGCACAGCTTTCAAGATCAGAGCCTCATGAAAAACCAAACCTTTCACCACATTTAGCCTGGATCCCCTTCAAAACTGAAACAGGGGAGACAGAGATAGAGCCACTGCTGATTTGTACTTGAAACAACAACTCCCAAATGTGAACCCAAGATTCTGTCTTCCCTTCTCAGTGCCTTCACCTGTAGATGTGATTTTCTTGGTCTCATAAAAGGAAATCAAAAATGTAGGACCAATAGCTTTTATTTTTTGAGGGGGGTAGTGGGTAACTAGGCTTCTCTAGGGTCTTATACCTTTATGGAATCCAAAAAGAGAAAGGAAAAAGGGCATCACCACCTTCACCAGGAAAGATCTCTGTGTGCTTCTCTTTCTTTCTTTCTTTATTTCTCTAGCAAACAGTTGCAGTTGGGACAAGAACTCTCTGTAATGCCAGCTCTGACCTTGGCCTGGGCCATCTGGAACATAATGTTGAAGTCGCTAACCGTCATCAGAAAGGGATTAAATGGTACTTGCCATGGTTGGTTTGACTGCCAGTCGGCCATGTCGTTTTCTACTCACTGTGTCATCACTCAACCTTAAAATTTCTTTTGGAATTTGGTATGTGTTTTGTTTTGTTATCTTCATACTCGGACAAACTAAATCTTAATTTGTTTATTTTTAGGACGTGAAATCTACATTTTTTAAAGGATTAAATTCAGTTTGTCCCCTCGTGCTTTAGGTCAATAATCAGTTTGGTCTCATATCTTTTTTTTTAATAACGTTGGTCCTTGTACTCTCAAATGACATCATCTAAGTCCAAAATTTGAATTTTAGTGCAAAAATGGGTGAGTTTGGTCATTGAAAAATGATTTTTTTTCATCGTTAGAATGTTTATTTGCCCTATTTGTAGGTTAAAAAGCTCAAATATGGATCCCCATGTCAGTTTCAAGTCAGCAAATAATATTATTTTTGAAGCCATATTAAAATTTTGGACTTAGTTGATGATGTTTAAGAGTACAAGGACCAACGTTATTAAAAAAAAAGATATGGGACCAAACTAATTATTGAACTAAAGTACGAGGAGGCAAACTGAATTTAATCCTTTTTTATATTGTAATTTATACTCTTATTTTTTTATTTTTAGTTATCATTTTTATAAAAAGACAAAAGTTAAGTCATTAAAGACAAAATTTAAGTTACCACAAATAGAAAATGAAAGTATTGATTACAATTTGAGGAATGTGGATTTCACTTCCCATTTTTTTTATATGAGAATTGAGAAGGATGGTACATGCGTATGTGAGTCAAAATGAGAAAGAATAAGAACGAAAAATGTGGTTATATCATTAGTGTGATCACGGTAGATATGTATATACCTCTTCTTGTTATATTTCAGATCAATCGTGAAAATTAGTATTTCGTAGTATATGTTTGTGTAAATTCTCAACCAAATCTTAAATTGTAAAACTTCTGCCACAAGATCAAGATGGATACACGCAAACTCAACATCAACGTACAACCATAAAATTTTGGCCAAGGAAAGAGAATTTGAAAGGCAACAATTGAAAATAGAAAACCAATCGAAAATTGAGAAATTTTTAACATCATTTTTCTTTCGTTATATCATAGAGATGACCGAAAATTTGATATATAACATCATTTTTCACACTCAATCTCTCTCCATACTCAAAGTAACCTAACAAGAATTTGCAGATTTCATACTCTTGATACTCTCACAAGTGATTTGAGCATAATGATTTCGAGAGTGTAGAGTCACTACCAGGACAAGCACTTTAGCCGACGAAAAATTTTCGTCGGCCTGTTATCCTAATTCGTCGGCCAAGGTCTTAGCTGACGAGCCTTCGTCGGCTATAGTATCGTCGGGAAAGGGTCATCGGCGATGGCTTTAGCCGACGAACCCAGAGACCGTCGTTGGCTATTGTCCAGACTTTAGCTGACGAACTATTTTGTCGTCGGCTTTTGTTCATGCATTTAAGCCGACGAAACAGACACTATATTTCGTCGGCTATTGTTCCAGACTTTAGCCGACGACGTCCTGTGTCGTCGACTATACTCCCAGACTTAAGCCGACGTAACAGAAATATTCGTCGGCTTTACTCCCAGACTTTAGCCGACGGAACAGAGATATTCGTCTGCTAAAGTATATAATTAAAAAATTAAAAATAACTATAGCCGACGACAGAGAGTCTGTTTCGTCGGCTTTAGTAGGGTTTAGCAGACGAAACATGCCATAATTCGTCGGCTAAACCCTATGGAAAAAAATTAAAATACTATAGCCGATGAATTGTGGCATGTTTCGTCGGCTATAACTCCATTCCAGTAAAAAAAAAAATACGCGAAATTNNNNNNNNNNNNNNNNNNNNATATAAGGTATCAACGACACAAAATCTAGATGGTCTAAATCAATATCCGATTCTGGGGCCTGCGTGAGGAGATTGCGGCGACAGAGGTAACTGTATAGGCGCAGGCATGGGCGGAGGTAGAAGTCCCTGAAGCTGGGCAGCTGTAAAATCCTGGAAGTACTGGAACATCTGCTGATGCTGGGCCTGCTGGGCGGCATGTAAGGCTCTA
The window above is part of the Fragaria vesca subsp. vesca linkage group LG2, FraVesHawaii_1.0, whole genome shotgun sequence genome. Proteins encoded here:
- the LOC101302422 gene encoding MLO-like protein 11-like, with translation MAEDTQEMRSLALTPTWSVATVLTIFVAVSLLVERGIHRLSHWLRKTNRKPLLEAVEKMKEELMLLGFISLLLTATSSTIANICIPSKFYDSKFSPCTRKEIDEEHETNTSKERKLLMFTVLPHTFRRMLNSLNANTCKEGYEPFVSYQGLEQLHRFIFVMAITHVSYSCLTMLLAIVKIHGWRAWEDEAHMDRHDSLTEITRQMTMRRQSTFVNTTNPLARNSFLIWVICFFRQFGRSVVRADYLTLRKGFIMNHNLTPKYDFHSYMIRSMEEEFQRIVGVSAPLWGFVVAFMLFNVQGSNLYFWIAIIPITLVLLVGMKLQHVIATLALENAGITGSYPGAKLRPRDDLFWFKKPELLLSLIHFCLFQNAFELASFFWFWWQFGYSSCFIRNHTLVYLRLILGFAGQFLCSYSTLPLYALVTQMGTNYKAALIPQRIRETIHGWKKAARRKRRLGIYNDDSTIHTCTDTSTVVSVEEDDREFLDGPATDANALDGVELQPVSSVMTSPFPVANETSSRVGTPLLRPSASVSSSVSLNIQPETVPRSASMK